In the genome of Desulfovibrio desulfuricans, one region contains:
- a CDS encoding outer membrane protein assembly factor BamD, translating to MHKKMLRSLLLVISMFAVSGCGIIDMIYLPPAEDTAQEVFEAANDAMSEKNYVRAVELYNKLRDTYPFSPYTVDAELSLADAYFLDEEYELAAETYKDFESLHPRHEAIPYVLYQTGMSLMKQFRSIDRATTELKEAYDYFDRLRQTFPDSPYSKSAEEHMRTCRQLMAEHELYIADVFWHMKKYGPAWHRYEYIVATYKDVPEVAEHAQEKSLAAYHNYREAQSKDVREKREGSWKKWFTWL from the coding sequence ATGCATAAAAAAATGCTTCGCTCCCTTTTGCTTGTCATAAGCATGTTTGCGGTTTCCGGTTGCGGCATCATTGATATGATATACCTGCCGCCGGCGGAAGATACCGCCCAGGAGGTTTTTGAAGCCGCCAATGACGCCATGAGTGAAAAAAACTACGTGCGCGCCGTGGAGCTGTACAACAAACTTCGCGACACCTACCCCTTCAGCCCCTATACGGTTGATGCGGAGCTGTCGCTGGCCGACGCCTATTTCCTTGACGAGGAATACGAGCTTGCAGCCGAAACCTACAAGGATTTCGAGTCGCTGCATCCTCGTCACGAAGCTATCCCCTATGTTCTGTACCAGACAGGCATGTCGCTCATGAAGCAGTTCCGCTCCATCGACAGGGCCACCACAGAGCTTAAGGAAGCGTACGACTACTTTGACCGCTTGCGCCAGACCTTCCCCGATTCGCCCTATTCCAAGAGCGCGGAAGAGCACATGCGCACGTGCCGTCAGCTTATGGCCGAGCACGAACTGTATATTGCCGACGTGTTCTGGCACATGAAGAAATACGGCCCGGCCTGGCATCGCTACGAGTACATTGTTGCCACTTACAAGGATGTGCCTGAAGTTGCCGAGCACGCCCAGGAAAAGAGCCTCGCTGCCTATCACAACTATCGTGAGGCGCAGTCGAAGGACGTTCGTGAAAAACGCGAGGGCAGCTGGAAAAAGTGGTTTACTTGGCTGTAA
- the yihA gene encoding ribosome biogenesis GTP-binding protein YihA/YsxC, with protein MNPVLTLETTAYTLEQLISLPEAQIALAGRSNVGKSSLINALAGRKKLAKVSSTPGKTRSVNYYRVTPHNFYLVDLPGYGYARASHSEREKWAHLLERYLVECASLKALALLLDSRLEPQTLDKNLAAFARTNGLNIVPVLTKADKCTQRERANRQNEWQELLGTRPIVTSSSNRYGIDNLWRALVETAAPQRVDADSDSGEPQPQDVAPNLAQNQE; from the coding sequence ATGAATCCCGTTCTTACCCTTGAAACCACCGCCTATACCCTTGAGCAGCTCATATCGCTGCCAGAGGCGCAAATAGCCCTTGCCGGGCGCTCAAATGTCGGCAAATCATCGCTTATCAACGCGCTGGCCGGACGAAAAAAACTGGCTAAAGTCAGCTCTACCCCCGGCAAAACACGCTCGGTAAATTATTATCGCGTCACGCCCCACAATTTCTATCTTGTGGACCTGCCGGGCTACGGCTATGCCCGCGCAAGCCATTCCGAACGCGAAAAATGGGCGCATTTGCTTGAGCGCTACCTGGTGGAATGCGCAAGCCTCAAAGCTTTGGCCCTGCTGCTCGACAGCCGCCTTGAGCCTCAAACGCTCGACAAAAACCTTGCAGCCTTTGCCCGCACCAATGGCCTGAATATTGTGCCCGTACTGACCAAGGCCGACAAGTGCACCCAGCGAGAGCGCGCCAACCGGCAAAATGAATGGCAGGAACTGCTCGGAACGCGCCCGATTGTCACCTCGTCCAGCAACCGATACGGCATAGACAATCTGTGGCGTGCGCTGGTTGAAACAGCCGCTCCCCAGCGCGTTGACGCTGATAGCGACAGCGGCGAACCGCAACCGCAAGATGTAGCGCCAAACCTGGCGCAAAACCAAGAGTAA
- the efp gene encoding elongation factor P has product MYSTTDFRKGLKIEVEGTPFEIVDFQHFKPGKGGAMVRTKLRNILTGRMQDITFRSGEKVGKPDLETRDMQFLYRQEDDLIFMDMTTYEQLQMHITTTDGKEGFLKDGQECRVLLYKGNPLDIDIPLSLVLTVIETEPGAKGDTVSNVTKAAKLETGISVQVPIFVNEGDRIKVDTRTKEYLGRE; this is encoded by the coding sequence ATGTATTCTACCACAGACTTTCGTAAGGGCCTGAAGATTGAAGTCGAGGGAACCCCTTTCGAAATCGTTGACTTTCAGCACTTCAAGCCCGGCAAGGGTGGCGCCATGGTGCGCACCAAACTGCGCAACATCCTTACCGGCCGCATGCAGGATATAACCTTCCGTTCCGGCGAAAAAGTTGGCAAGCCCGACCTGGAAACCCGCGACATGCAGTTTCTCTATCGCCAGGAAGACGACCTTATCTTCATGGATATGACTACCTACGAACAGCTGCAGATGCACATCACCACCACCGACGGCAAGGAAGGCTTCCTTAAAGACGGTCAGGAATGCCGCGTGCTGCTGTACAAGGGCAACCCCCTTGATATCGACATCCCGCTGAGCCTTGTGCTGACTGTTATTGAAACCGAGCCCGGCGCCAAGGGTGACACTGTAAGCAACGTCACCAAGGCCGCCAAGCTTGAAACCGGTATTTCGGTTCAGGTGCCCATTTTTGTCAACGAAGGTGACCGCATCAAGGTTGACACCCGCACCAAGGAATACCTGGGCCGGGAATGA
- a CDS encoding cation diffusion facilitator family transporter: MTMLNSGADEKSRAAMFSLLAALALTSVKLAVGLYTNSLGILSEALHSGLDLLAAALTLAAIKISSKPADSRHPYGHGKAENLSALAQTVLLFVTCAWVVYEGVHRLTSGASPVVPSLWGVGVMAFSMAIDINRVRVLRRVAKNFNSQALEADALHFSTDILSSAVVLVGVFAVWLAQALQLPAPVSRVLSQADTVAALLVAAIIFRASMHMAADAVDMLMDSGSAHASEAIVAGVKKIAGISEVTRVRVRTSGPQSFVDLTVGVAPGLKVSDGHRLAHEAEEAVAAVLPGADVTVHVEPRKSCRIDENNPFVLVQLAASEHGLAVHDVHVLSADTACHIELHVELPGQMPFDRAYARVKAFEDSLRETLPGVEIVSHLEPKAPSAALESGASVSLPFSEMAWREIEAAVGNEPLACTPHKFSTYVLPEQGVCISFHCNVSVGLSVEEAHNVCSRLEKRIRAAVPQLGRLSIHMEPAVDSGNAKT, encoded by the coding sequence ATGACTATGCTTAACAGCGGTGCAGACGAAAAAAGCCGTGCCGCCATGTTTTCGCTGCTGGCAGCGCTGGCGCTTACCAGTGTCAAACTCGCCGTAGGGCTATATACAAACAGTCTTGGCATATTGTCCGAGGCGCTGCACAGCGGGCTTGACCTTTTGGCTGCGGCCCTTACGCTTGCAGCGATAAAAATTTCATCAAAACCTGCCGATTCGCGGCATCCCTACGGTCACGGCAAGGCAGAGAACCTGTCCGCCCTGGCGCAGACGGTGCTGCTGTTCGTTACGTGCGCCTGGGTCGTTTATGAAGGCGTGCACCGCCTCACATCCGGGGCAAGCCCTGTTGTTCCCTCGCTTTGGGGTGTTGGCGTCATGGCTTTTTCCATGGCCATAGACATCAATCGGGTGCGCGTTTTGCGGCGTGTGGCCAAAAACTTTAACAGCCAGGCCCTTGAGGCCGATGCTCTGCATTTTTCCACCGATATTTTGTCCTCGGCCGTGGTGCTTGTGGGCGTGTTTGCCGTATGGTTAGCGCAGGCCTTGCAGTTGCCGGCGCCTGTGAGCAGGGTGCTTTCGCAGGCGGATACGGTGGCCGCGTTGCTGGTGGCCGCCATTATTTTCAGGGCCAGCATGCACATGGCGGCGGATGCGGTGGACATGCTTATGGATTCCGGCTCTGCGCACGCCAGCGAGGCCATTGTCGCAGGAGTCAAAAAAATCGCGGGCATATCAGAAGTCACACGGGTGCGCGTGCGCACAAGCGGCCCGCAGAGCTTTGTTGACCTGACGGTGGGTGTTGCGCCTGGTTTGAAGGTAAGCGACGGTCATCGGCTGGCGCACGAGGCGGAGGAGGCCGTGGCCGCCGTCTTGCCGGGCGCGGATGTGACCGTGCATGTCGAGCCGCGCAAATCGTGCCGCATTGACGAAAACAACCCCTTTGTCCTGGTGCAGCTTGCCGCCTCGGAGCACGGTCTGGCCGTGCACGACGTGCATGTCCTGAGTGCGGATACGGCCTGTCACATTGAGCTGCATGTGGAGCTGCCCGGCCAGATGCCCTTTGACAGGGCCTACGCTCGCGTCAAGGCTTTTGAGGATTCGCTGCGCGAAACCTTGCCGGGCGTTGAGATCGTCAGCCATCTTGAGCCCAAGGCCCCAAGCGCTGCGCTCGAATCCGGCGCTTCGGTTTCACTGCCGTTTTCAGAAATGGCCTGGCGCGAGATTGAGGCGGCTGTGGGAAATGAACCCCTGGCGTGCACGCCGCACAAATTTTCTACCTACGTGCTGCCCGAGCAAGGGGTGTGTATTTCATTCCACTGCAATGTCAGCGTGGGCCTGTCGGTTGAGGAGGCTCACAACGTATGCTCGCGCCTTGAAAAGCGCATCAGGGCAGCCGTGCCCCAGCTGGGGAGACTGAGCATACACATGGAACCCGCCGTAGATTCGGGCAATGCCAAGACGTAG